ATGTTTCTAGCATGTAATCTAGACATATGATATGGCAGGTGCCAATTTGGTTACTGGATAACTGCTGCGACAGTGGGAGGCCAAAGAAAGACGACGACTAGCAAgtgatatatattttttctctttcgaccaaagaaggagaagaaaaaaaaaactactactTTCTTTGGAACTCAGATTTTTAATCCGTTGGGTTTTGAATTGATGTCAGAGAAGGTGGCTCTACTGCCGTGAGACAACTGAAGATTTAGAGACAAGCTTAGAGCAGTGACAAGGGCCTTTTCGACACGGCATCTAGTGAGTCTTTTTTTTTTCGTCGTTCTGAGTACAAATTATTGAAAAGATGGAATCACATTTGGACCACTATCCCCAAACTTGATTTTCAGATACGAATTTCCGACCCAACTGTGGAGAATGCCACAGAGAGATTCATGGATTTTGTAGATGGAACATTGCATCGCCATTCATCAAACGTAGACAAGTTTGCTATCAACTGGCCTCAACCCTTGAATGAATCTCGGGTTTATTCTTGGGTCTCTAAAGTAGTAAGGGGTAAACTTAAAGAGCTCGCACTACATGTGAATCACTGGTATCATTGCAGCTTGGAATCACTGGTGTCATTGCAGCTTGGAATTCCCGGTAGTTCTGGTTTCACCTTTCCTAAACACATCTCTCTCCCAAGACTTAAGCGCCTTATTCTTAATGCATTTGAGTTCAGCGAGGAGTCTTGGAATGGACAACTCTTTTCGAATTCACCAGTCCTTGAACATTTGGTTCTGCATTTCTGTAAATTTCGCATGAGGAATTTCAGTATTCTAATTCCTACACTCAAATTCTTCACAATTCATGTTTCACGTAGTGAGGAAATTGGTTTAGACTGTGTTTTCAATATTGATGCCCCAAGGCTTATCAGTTTCTCCCACTCGGATTTTGTTGCAAAGGAATTCATCTTGTCCAGCTTTCCatctgttggagtcttgcaacaatagaagaaacgtcagatgtatcaaacaataaatataaagaaccgtatcaaacaattctaccacgaacaaattgatgagggcagaatcacaggttcaacaagttgtccttaacacattagttcgcgggtatactctaaagtaatgttaaaccccaacgtgcgaagatgtgtccagaataagactgcccgatataacttgtattagcacaatacaagttacccactcttaaactcagtaacggggatggaagtaaaacgccgcacgaaaataaaagcaagaagatgaagaaaaaacctagagatggtcgctgcttgtgtattttgaaaagagattttcgagttgtatttataggaaaattaacttgcaaatcaagttaggtttaggttttttcttataaaacgagttttgtttcttggaaaacaattaaacacaaaaaaggaatttttccataaataaagctcttaaataaattatttatcaagttaaaaacttgcaaaaaataatttcaagtagacacggacttggtgcttggtacacgcgcatgggcatgggtcgaaacatgtatttttcgccccactcgctccgcccacattgttttacaacatatccatgagaacatggtaatatagtggagcacctctttagttttccacaatgtgggactaaaggttccatttcattcactcaaaaatgagtgagtatccttagacccttaggtcatgagatcaaaccacaccaagaccaaaaaatcatttattaaataactcattttctccaacactatCACTAGTAGAAGCAACTGTTAACGCCGACTTTCAAGGAAACGATGGCGCAAAATAAATAAGTTGGTTACTTTGTGTCGTTGCACATGTAAAAACGTCTTACCGTTTCTGATAAAACCCTTGAGCTATTCTTGCTTGCATCTATCTTTAGagcaagttttatggtggaatccaagctaTTTCAAGTGTGGagaaaccatggaatgtcaagtctagtggctttcaagttggggtcttccataTAAAATCCAAGCAGGGTTCCACGATTTCGCggaagggtccgtggaatccatggaaaagctaataagaatagcgtaaAACACTATTCAGAATAGTGCGCTAACAGACGaaaaacgctaataagaatagcgctctattaagaatatatttttttttatccgtagatttaagatGAGCTGTtgaaaatctaacggctgagaagaaaatgttattttaatagcaCTAGGTAGCGCTAATCTTAATAGCTCTACttagtgctattaagaatagcaatcagcgctattaagaatagcgtttctactattccaccactacactttcACTTCCATCTACaattccaagtgctgaggtggcgtagAAGATGGAAGacggatggattccaccataagactttctCTTATAATAGTTACTTTCTAAACCTGTATCCTCTTAACTGAATTATTTGTCGTCATTTCCTTGTGATAAACAGGGTATCTGCTCCATATCCTATCTGTCAAACAAATTGCTGACATTTCATAATATCAAAAACTTGTACATATCTGACCCCCTAACCACTGATGAAAGACTAATTGCTATGCTCACACAAGTACCTAAACTAGAGTCGCTCAAATTTGCTCAGGCAAGTCTTCAGAACTAAGATTATGCATATTGTCCGTGGTATCTTAATCATTTGTTATCTTTATAATGTTTCAGTTTCAGTTCCAGTATAGGAATCATGAAGATGGCAATAAGGCTGATGCGGATGAAGATGAAGGAAAGGTCGCCAATACTCCCGAGTGTTTGTTTTCATGCCTAAAGTCAGTTTGCTTTGAGAGATTTGTTGGAAATCCAAGGGAGTGGAGGTGGGTGAAACTGATTTTGATGAACGCAAAAGCTTTGCAATATATGAGTATTCTTTACCTTAACTTAGATTTATGCTCTACTGATACAAAAAGTGAAAAATAACTGAGAATACGGATATCAAGTCTTCCAAGAGCATCAGCAGGTTGTGTGTTTAAGATTTATGCTTGGGATTTCAGACTTTTGCAGTTCATTGAAGTGAAGTGAGTTAGAACTATTTTCATATTTTGCTGGAGTAGACTGCAAATCAGTATATCACGACTGTTAACCAAGGTTAGGACCTTTATAGCCTTTATTTCATGACACTAGACAGGGTTACATTGTCGTGCTTTATTTCATAATTGATTCTTTACTTAATGTTTGTTTAATTGTTGTTACTTGTGGATTTCTCGAAAGTATATCCCATGAATGCAGATGTAG
This portion of the Papaver somniferum cultivar HN1 chromosome 11, ASM357369v1, whole genome shotgun sequence genome encodes:
- the LOC113325043 gene encoding F-box protein At3g03040-like; protein product: MDFVDGTLHRHSSNVDKFAINWPQPLNESRVYSWVSKVVRGKLKELALHVNHWYHCSLESLVSLQLGIPGSSGFTFPKHISLPRLKRLILNAFEFSEESWNGQLFSNSPVLEHLVLHFCKFRMRNFSILIPTLKFFTIHVSRSEEIGLDCVFNIDAPRLISFSHSDFVAKEFILSSFPSVGVLQQ